GCGGCGAGTTCGGCCCAGCGGTCGTCGCCGCCGAGGGTGACCGCGTAGGTGGTGGTGTCGGTGCGCAGCAGCCACCGGTCGTGCACGGTCACTTGACGGCTCCGAGGTTCAGTCCGGCCACGAAGTGGCGCTGGAAGCGGAGGAAGACGGCCACCGTCGGGGCGGCGGCGATCACCGAGCCGGCCGCGATCACGTTCCACATGGACACGTACTGGCCCTGCAGCCCGATGAGGGAGGCGGTGATGGGCATCTGGGTGTCGGTGCGCAGCACCGTGATGGCCCACAACAGGTCGTTGAAGATCCAGGTGAACGACAGGGCGGTCAGCGCGGCCAGCGCCGGGCGGGCCAGCGGCAGGATGACCCGCCAGTAGATCTGCCACGGGTTCGCGCCGTCGATGACGGCGGCCTGCTGGATCTCGCCGGGGATCGCGCGCATGAAGCCGTGCAGGACGAAGACGTAGAAGCCGACGCCGAAGCCGACCTGCACGCCGATCAGGGCGTACAACTGGTCGTAGATGCCGAGCAGTTCGCTGAGCTTGGAGACCGGGATCAGCAGGATCTGCGGGGGCAGCAGGTTGCCGCCGAGCATGAGCAGCAGCAGGACGCGCCGGAAGGGCAGGTCGTAGCGGCTGAGCGCGAAGGCCGCCATGGAGGCGAGGCCGAGCGAGAGCAGCACGGTGGGGATGGTGACCAGCATGCTGTTGATGAGGGCGCGCTGCTGGCCGCCGTCCACCCACGCCTGCCGGAAGCTGTCGAAGGTGAACGAGTGCGGCCGGCTGCCGACGCCGTGCGCGGCGATGTCGTCGAACGTCCGGGTGCTGGTGACCAGGACGAGGGCGATCGGCAGCAGCCACAGCGCGGACAGCAGGCCCGCGGAGAGGTGGAAGCCGGCGGTGCGCAGGGCGCGGCCGCTCGGGGCGGGGCGGTGGGGCGCCACGACCTTGGCGGGGCCGGCCCGGCCCGCCGGGCCCTCGGCGTCCTTGAGGTCCGTGGTGGCGTGGGTGGCGGTCATGAGTCGGCCTCCCGGAAGGCACGCACGAGGTAGCTCGCGATGACGCCGAAGGCCAGCACGAAGATGACGACGGCGAGTGCGGAGCCGTATCCCAGACGCAGCGACTGGAACGCGGTGGAGTACATGTAGGTGCTCAGCAGTTCGGAGGAGTGGTACGGGCCGCCGCGGGTGAGCGCCCACACCACGTCGAACGAGCGCAGCGAGTCGATGACGATCACCGAAAGGACGACCGCGTTGACGCTGCGCAGCTGCGGCAGGGTGATGTGCCGGAACTGCTGCAGGCGGGTGGCGCCGTCGACCTTCGCCGCCTCGTACAGCACGGGGTCGATGCCCTTGAGGCCGGCCAGGTACAGCACCATCACGTAGCCGACCTGGCGCCACAGCGCGGGCACGATCACCGCGTAGAAGGCGGTGTCCTGGTCGGCGAGCCACGCGTGCTTCCAGCCACCCAGGCCGATGGCTCCCAGCACGTTGTTGATCAGGCCGTCCGGCTGGTACATGGCCTGCCACACGAGCGCGGTCGCGACCAGTGAGAAGACCACCGGCAGGAAGAGCGCCGCCCGGTAGAACCCGATGCCGCGCCGGTCCTGCTGGAGCAGCAGCGCGGCACCGAGCCCGAGGGCGGCGGACAGCCCGCCGAAGAGCAGCAGCCACAGCACCGTGTTGATCGCAGCGGTGCGGAAGACCTCGTCGTGCACCATCTCGCTGAAGTTGCCGAGGCCGACGAACTTCGGGGCCGACAGACCGTCCCAAGAGGTCAGGGACAGGTAGAAGCCCTGGAGGGCCGGCCAGAAGACCCAGAACGCCTCGACGAGCAGCGGGACGAGGACGAAGGCCAGGACCACCGGGGGCACCCGCGTGGCCCTGGACCGTCGTGTGGAGCCGATCAAAGCCATTGTCACTGGCTCCAGATCTTCTGTGCGCTGCGCTGCCAGGTGGTGAGGATGGAGCCGATCTCCTTGGGCTTGGCCAGGTAGTGCACGAGCGCCGTGTCGGCGGTCGGCTGGAGCGCGTCGCTGGAGTCCCGGTTGAAGAACTGCGTCACGTCGGTGGCGCTCTCGATGAGTTTGCGGCCCTTGAGGACGAGCGGCGTGCCGGCGTCCTTGGCGTCCGGGTGCGTGGGCAGCGCGGTGCCGGAGGAGTTCTTGAGGTACAGCTCCTGCGCCTCGGCGGAGGCCAGGTAGCGCAGCAGTTCCTTGACGCCGTCGGCGCGCTTGGTGCGGGCGCTGGCGAAGTAGCCGTCCGTGGGCGCCTCCTCGGCGACCGGCACCTTCGGGTCGATGATGGGGAACTGGAAGAAGTCCAGGTCGTCCAGGGCGTCCTTGGGTGCGGCGTCGGCGAAGAAGGTACCGATGAGCATCATGCCGGTGCGGCCCTGGAGGAGGGCGGTGGTGGCGTCCTGGAAGGGGATGGCCGTGCCGTTGGGGTCGAAGAACGGGCGGGCCTCGTCCCACTTGTCGAAGACCTTGCGCACCTCGGGGTCGTCGAAGCGGTGCTTGCCCGCCAGGAGTTCGCGGTGGTACGCGGCGCCGTTGACGCGGATGTCGAGGTAATCGAAC
This portion of the Streptomyces mirabilis genome encodes:
- a CDS encoding carbohydrate ABC transporter permease, which codes for MTATHATTDLKDAEGPAGRAGPAKVVAPHRPAPSGRALRTAGFHLSAGLLSALWLLPIALVLVTSTRTFDDIAAHGVGSRPHSFTFDSFRQAWVDGGQQRALINSMLVTIPTVLLSLGLASMAAFALSRYDLPFRRVLLLLMLGGNLLPPQILLIPVSKLSELLGIYDQLYALIGVQVGFGVGFYVFVLHGFMRAIPGEIQQAAVIDGANPWQIYWRVILPLARPALAALTALSFTWIFNDLLWAITVLRTDTQMPITASLIGLQGQYVSMWNVIAAGSVIAAAPTVAVFLRFQRHFVAGLNLGAVK
- a CDS encoding sugar ABC transporter permease, with amino-acid sequence MPPVVLAFVLVPLLVEAFWVFWPALQGFYLSLTSWDGLSAPKFVGLGNFSEMVHDEVFRTAAINTVLWLLLFGGLSAALGLGAALLLQQDRRGIGFYRAALFLPVVFSLVATALVWQAMYQPDGLINNVLGAIGLGGWKHAWLADQDTAFYAVIVPALWRQVGYVMVLYLAGLKGIDPVLYEAAKVDGATRLQQFRHITLPQLRSVNAVVLSVIVIDSLRSFDVVWALTRGGPYHSSELLSTYMYSTAFQSLRLGYGSALAVVIFVLAFGVIASYLVRAFREADS
- a CDS encoding ABC transporter substrate-binding protein, with amino-acid sequence MTAFNANRRRFLVGAGAVGAGALLSSCVTQSPSASGGKSGGPVTLQSNLSSPQAKTAMQAVVAAFDKRGGAGAQLNTVASETFRTQLPTYLTSVNPPDAYTWYPGSVAESYAKKDLLLGLDDVWEKPELAGYSDALKKLCTSASSGKKVFVPTSYYWWGVFYRKSNFAKWGVKEPKTWDEFLGLCDKLKSKGVAPIGLGAGGDTPWVASTWFDYLDIRVNGAAYHRELLAGKHRFDDPEVRKVFDKWDEARPFFDPNGTAIPFQDATTALLQGRTGMMLIGTFFADAAPKDALDDLDFFQFPIIDPKVPVAEEAPTDGYFASARTKRADGVKELLRYLASAEAQELYLKNSSGTALPTHPDAKDAGTPLVLKGRKLIESATDVTQFFNRDSSDALQPTADTALVHYLAKPKEIGSILTTWQRSAQKIWSQ